Proteins encoded by one window of Clostridium perfringens:
- the tsaD gene encoding tRNA (adenosine(37)-N6)-threonylcarbamoyltransferase complex transferase subunit TsaD, whose amino-acid sequence MDKKIILAIESSCDETAAAVVVNGREVLSNIISSQIDIHTKFGGVVPEVASRKHIEAINAVVEEALEVAGVTFDDIDAIAVTYGPGLVGALLVGLQYAKGLAYSLDKPLIGVNHIEGHISANFIDHKDLEPPFVCLVVSGGHTFVVHVEDYGKFEIIGETRDDAAGEAFDKVARAVGLGYPGGPKIDKLAKEGNSDAIKFPKANFHDDTLDFSFSGVKSAVLNYLNKMEMKNEEINKADVVASFQKAVVEVLTDNAIKTCKMRKADKIAIAGGVASNSALRENLLREGEKRGIKVLFPSPILCTDNAAMIGSAAYFELLKGNVSEMSLNAKPNLRLGER is encoded by the coding sequence ATGGATAAAAAAATTATATTAGCAATAGAAAGTAGTTGTGACGAAACAGCGGCAGCTGTAGTAGTTAATGGTAGAGAAGTTTTATCAAATATAATATCTTCTCAGATAGATATACATACAAAATTCGGTGGAGTAGTTCCAGAGGTTGCATCAAGAAAACACATAGAAGCTATAAATGCAGTGGTAGAGGAAGCCTTAGAAGTTGCAGGAGTAACATTTGATGACATAGATGCAATAGCAGTTACATATGGTCCAGGTTTAGTTGGAGCACTTTTAGTTGGACTTCAATATGCTAAAGGATTAGCATATTCTTTAGATAAACCATTAATAGGAGTTAATCATATAGAAGGGCATATAAGTGCTAACTTTATAGATCATAAAGACTTAGAACCACCTTTTGTTTGTTTAGTTGTTTCAGGAGGACACACTTTTGTAGTCCATGTTGAAGACTATGGAAAGTTTGAAATAATAGGCGAAACAAGAGATGATGCAGCAGGAGAAGCTTTTGACAAGGTGGCAAGAGCCGTAGGATTAGGATATCCAGGAGGACCTAAAATAGATAAATTAGCTAAGGAAGGAAATAGTGATGCTATAAAATTCCCAAAAGCTAATTTCCATGATGATACCTTAGATTTTTCATTTAGTGGAGTTAAATCAGCTGTCTTAAATTATTTAAATAAGATGGAAATGAAAAATGAAGAAATAAATAAAGCTGATGTTGTAGCTAGTTTCCAAAAGGCCGTAGTTGAAGTATTAACTGATAATGCAATAAAAACTTGTAAGATGAGAAAGGCAGATAAAATAGCCATTGCAGGTGGAGTTGCTTCTAATAGTGCTTTAAGAGAAAATCTCCTTAGAGAAGGAGAAAAGAGAGGAATAAAGGTTTTATTCCCATCACCAATACTTTGTACAGATAATGCTGCCATGATAGGAAGTGCTGCATATTTTGAATTATTAAAGGGAAATGTATCTGAAATGAGTCTTAACGCAAAACCTAATTTAAGATTAGGAGAAAGATAG
- a CDS encoding RusA family crossover junction endodeoxyribonuclease — protein MNSYAKVIVKGSPITKSNFKLSNAQGRAILPSNSGKYHDRYALYEEQIAYEARIQNPNVILEESLIAVLKVYYKSSKRHPDTGNITKSIFDGIEKSGLIINDMQIRRIITEEFYDKENPRFELELFGESSYSFNYEINKREEKVEKLLYSPPPNKKRKTTNTNKEEKSSSINKEISNKVCAICNKAIIGNDFVTANKGTTIICKKCLLRM, from the coding sequence ATGAATTCATACGCAAAAGTTATAGTAAAAGGCTCACCTATTACTAAATCAAATTTCAAGCTATCAAATGCACAGGGTAGAGCAATTTTACCATCCAATTCTGGAAAATATCATGATAGATATGCATTGTATGAAGAGCAAATTGCTTACGAAGCAAGAATTCAAAATCCTAATGTTATTTTAGAAGAATCTTTAATAGCTGTGTTAAAAGTTTATTATAAAAGTTCTAAGAGACATCCCGATACAGGTAACATAACAAAAAGTATCTTCGATGGAATTGAAAAGAGTGGATTAATAATAAATGATATGCAAATAAGAAGAATAATAACAGAGGAATTTTATGATAAAGAAAATCCTAGATTTGAATTAGAACTTTTTGGCGAAAGTTCTTATAGTTTTAATTATGAAATAAATAAACGTGAAGAAAAAGTTGAAAAACTTCTTTATTCACCACCACCTAATAAAAAAAGAAAAACTACTAATACTAATAAAGAAGAAAAAAGTTCTTCCATAAATAAAGAAATTTCAAATAAGGTATGTGCTATTTGTAATAAAGCTATTATTGGAAATGATTTTGTTACAGCTAATAAAGGGACAACCATTATTTGCAAAAAATGTTTACTAAGGATGTAG
- a CDS encoding alpha/beta hydrolase → MRFIPYSNGFHKMNKNIKIKPINVIRNIFIFILALVFIGFAYQMILNKIDSKKIELDNKYVRIDSKKNYYNFQGESKPTIIMSSDIGLGLSEWSKVQELIEKEYGYRTFSYDRPGYGFSESVKDDGVKEQAQHLRMILKKSGIGGPYILVGEGYGGLVMCNFAELYPDLVQGVILVDPISEEALSKNKDYMKQYSSEKISRFIQKYGSYFGLTSIMNKFGMLKNPNGLEENLSNENLKVYNILRTKSDYNSGYYSELTNILEQSSNSQKSGLLNGKPLSIIVNDNAFTKEQESLKKLTLDNKVQIINAKNKTDVIPLEKPELFLDSIRFIQDNSLEEQN, encoded by the coding sequence ATGAGGTTTATTCCGTACTCAAATGGATTTCATAAAATGAACAAGAATATAAAAATAAAGCCTATAAACGTAATTAGGAATATTTTTATATTTATATTAGCTCTAGTATTTATAGGCTTTGCTTATCAAATGATATTAAACAAAATCGATAGTAAAAAAATAGAACTAGATAACAAGTATGTAAGAATTGATAGTAAAAAAAATTATTATAATTTCCAAGGAGAAAGTAAACCAACTATAATAATGAGTTCTGATATAGGCTTAGGATTAAGTGAATGGAGTAAGGTTCAAGAGCTTATAGAAAAGGAATATGGGTATAGAACTTTTTCTTATGATAGACCAGGATATGGTTTTTCAGAATCAGTAAAAGATGATGGTGTTAAAGAACAAGCTCAGCATCTTAGAATGATTCTTAAAAAATCAGGGATTGGTGGACCATACATACTTGTTGGAGAAGGATATGGTGGATTAGTAATGTGTAACTTTGCTGAACTTTATCCTGACTTAGTTCAAGGAGTTATTCTCGTAGATCCAATAAGTGAAGAAGCTTTAAGTAAAAATAAAGACTATATGAAACAGTATTCAAGTGAAAAAATCAGTAGATTTATACAAAAGTATGGTTCATACTTTGGATTAACATCAATAATGAATAAATTTGGTATGTTAAAAAATCCAAATGGTTTAGAGGAAAATTTAAGTAATGAAAATCTTAAGGTTTATAATATTTTAAGAACAAAAAGTGATTATAATAGTGGATACTATAGTGAGCTTACAAATATTTTAGAGCAAAGTAGTAATTCACAAAAATCTGGTTTATTAAATGGTAAACCTTTGAGCATAATAGTTAATGATAATGCTTTTACTAAGGAGCAAGAGAGTTTAAAGAAACTTACTTTAGACAATAAAGTTCAAATAATAAATGCTAAGAATAAGACAGATGTTATACCTTTAGAAAAGCCAGAATTATTTTTAGATAGCATAAGATTTATTCAAGATAATAGCTTGGAAGAGCAGAATTAG
- a CDS encoding response regulator transcription factor has protein sequence MKILLVEDEESIRGFLRINFQRENFQVIECESGEEGVRKALIEKPDIAILDVMLPGMNGFEVCQKLRESFPRMGIIMLTAKGEDMDKIMGLQFGADDYVLKPFNPLEITLRVKALIRRLEGINEENNSDCIEVDNFKLDLYSQSLYKENVEIDVTPKEFLLMKIFMQNPGKAFTRDELLNLVWGIDFFGDPKIVDVNIRRLRSKIEENSSKPKYIETVWGTGYRWKR, from the coding sequence ATGAAGATTTTATTAGTAGAAGATGAAGAAAGTATAAGAGGCTTTTTAAGAATAAATTTTCAAAGAGAAAACTTTCAAGTTATAGAATGTGAAAGTGGAGAGGAAGGAGTAAGAAAGGCTTTAATAGAAAAGCCAGATATAGCAATACTTGATGTTATGTTACCTGGCATGAATGGGTTTGAAGTATGTCAAAAGTTAAGAGAAAGTTTTCCTAGAATGGGAATAATAATGTTAACTGCTAAAGGTGAAGATATGGATAAAATCATGGGGCTTCAGTTTGGAGCAGATGATTATGTTTTAAAACCATTTAATCCACTAGAGATAACTTTAAGAGTAAAAGCATTAATAAGAAGGTTAGAAGGAATAAATGAAGAAAATAATAGTGATTGTATAGAAGTAGATAATTTTAAATTAGATTTATATTCTCAAAGTTTATATAAAGAAAATGTAGAAATAGATGTAACACCTAAAGAGTTTTTACTAATGAAAATATTCATGCAAAACCCAGGAAAGGCCTTTACTAGAGATGAATTGTTGAATTTAGTATGGGGAATAGACTTTTTTGGAGATCCAAAGATAGTTGATGTTAATATAAGGAGATTAAGATCTAAAATAGAAGAAAACTCTTCAAAACCTAAATACATAGAAACTGTATGGGGAACAGGATATAGGTGGAAGAGATAA
- a CDS encoding SGNH/GDSL hydrolase family protein yields MNIICIGDSLTFGYGVGQENSWVSLLNDEKNKFINKGVNGDTSTGILSRIYEILKSSDSKICLIMCGSNDIIMNKSISSIIDNIRLMTDDCNSLNIKPIILSPPKIYGDLAIKRWDSSIDYEKCNSKLENYTRELNLFCEKNNLLFIDLNSNLPFDSLNYTDGLHLSIKGNILVSNLVKTSLKNYL; encoded by the coding sequence ATGAATATAATTTGTATAGGTGACTCTCTTACCTTTGGCTATGGTGTAGGACAAGAAAATTCTTGGGTTTCTCTTTTAAATGATGAAAAAAACAAATTCATAAACAAAGGGGTTAATGGTGACACTTCAACTGGTATTTTATCTAGAATATATGAAATCTTAAAATCAAGTGATTCTAAGATTTGTTTAATTATGTGTGGCTCAAATGATATTATAATGAATAAATCTATTAGTTCAATTATTGATAACATAAGGTTAATGACTGATGATTGTAATTCACTTAACATAAAACCAATAATTTTATCTCCCCCTAAAATATATGGTGATTTAGCTATTAAAAGGTGGGATTCTTCTATTGATTATGAAAAATGTAATTCTAAGCTAGAGAATTATACTAGAGAATTAAATTTATTCTGTGAAAAAAACAATTTGTTATTTATAGATTTAAACTCTAATCTTCCTTTTGATTCTTTAAATTATACTGATGGATTGCACTTAAGTATAAAAGGAAATATATTAGTATCTAACTTAGTAAAAACGAGTTTAAAAAATTATCTTTAA
- a CDS encoding LTA synthase family protein, translating to MQEKVKLNNGLSKFKESLNKNALIRLGFYIFTLIAIVLKGALFLGFSLNQNLYTLNFGLGYRQASYFINYYIAFAAIFVSICFLFKNKGKFFSLIIVDLFITLITVMDIWYFRGFQTVPSVMLLKQTANLDNLGDSIFSMASPYDLLFFVDFIILIIAFIIFRKSFKNCKSNWKGTLIVLLVSICYIGYVPFNVNVLKRENVKNSYLFSNYDPTNTVEYFSPIGYHIFDIYNVYKNSKPYKMTADDEAKIKEYYDFKNENLPDNEFKGMFKGKNLIVIQVESLEDFVINKKVDGQEITPNINKLLNNSIYLPNIFEQVNEGTSSDSDLMVNTSMLPLRQGSTFFRNPATTYNSLPNILEKDGYSTIAIHSDKGSFWNYAQGLNGIGFDKFVDYYSFDRDENIGLGLSDGSYFRQIEPMIKELKQPFYAFTVTLTSHGPFDLPKEYRELKLSPELDDNVLGGYFQSIHYTDAKIGMFIESLKKDGLLDNTVIAIEGDHAGPHKYYNSKIESLSNPESWWLDNGNHTVPLIIYNPSIKTPVKDDVYGGQIDIMPTLLYLLGVDNNVYQNTALGRNLLNTKRSYAVLTDKTIKGELTDKEKEIVGNVLDLSDKMIRADYFKDKIPNDNSKNN from the coding sequence ATGCAAGAAAAAGTTAAATTAAATAACGGGCTTTCTAAATTTAAGGAGTCTCTTAATAAAAATGCTTTAATAAGACTAGGTTTTTACATATTTACTCTTATAGCCATAGTTTTAAAAGGAGCACTTTTTTTAGGTTTCTCTTTAAACCAAAACCTTTACACGCTTAATTTTGGTTTAGGGTATAGACAAGCTTCTTATTTTATTAATTATTACATAGCATTTGCAGCAATATTTGTAAGCATATGTTTTTTATTTAAAAACAAAGGTAAATTTTTCTCATTAATAATTGTAGATTTATTTATAACCTTAATTACAGTAATGGATATTTGGTATTTTAGAGGATTCCAAACAGTTCCATCAGTAATGCTATTAAAACAAACTGCTAACTTAGATAATCTTGGAGATAGTATTTTTTCAATGGCTAGTCCATATGACTTACTATTCTTCGTAGACTTTATTATTTTAATAATAGCTTTTATAATTTTTAGAAAAAGCTTTAAAAACTGTAAGTCTAATTGGAAAGGTACTTTAATTGTTTTACTTGTATCAATTTGTTATATAGGCTATGTTCCTTTTAACGTTAATGTATTAAAAAGAGAAAATGTTAAAAATTCATACTTATTTAGTAACTATGATCCAACTAACACAGTAGAATACTTCTCACCAATTGGTTATCATATTTTTGATATATATAATGTTTATAAGAATTCTAAACCTTATAAAATGACAGCTGATGATGAAGCAAAAATAAAAGAATATTATGATTTCAAAAATGAGAATCTTCCTGATAATGAATTTAAGGGAATGTTCAAAGGAAAGAACTTAATAGTAATACAAGTTGAGTCCCTTGAAGACTTTGTTATAAATAAAAAAGTAGATGGACAAGAAATAACTCCAAATATAAATAAGTTATTAAATAATTCAATTTACTTACCTAATATATTTGAACAAGTTAACGAAGGTACAAGCTCTGATTCTGACTTAATGGTTAATACTTCTATGTTACCATTAAGACAAGGAAGTACTTTCTTTAGAAACCCAGCTACAACTTATAACTCATTACCTAATATCTTAGAAAAAGATGGCTATAGCACTATTGCTATCCATTCAGATAAAGGTTCTTTCTGGAACTATGCTCAAGGTTTAAATGGTATAGGTTTTGATAAATTTGTAGATTACTATTCATTTGATCGTGATGAAAATATAGGTCTTGGATTAAGTGACGGAAGCTACTTTAGACAAATTGAACCAATGATTAAAGAATTAAAACAACCATTCTATGCATTTACAGTTACTTTAACAAGCCACGGACCATTTGATTTACCAAAGGAATACCGTGAATTAAAACTTAGCCCTGAACTTGATGACAATGTTTTAGGAGGATATTTCCAAAGCATTCATTATACAGATGCTAAAATAGGAATGTTCATAGAATCGCTTAAAAAAGATGGTCTTTTAGATAACACTGTTATTGCAATAGAAGGTGACCATGCTGGTCCTCATAAATACTATAACAGTAAGATAGAATCCTTATCTAATCCTGAATCTTGGTGGTTAGACAATGGAAATCATACAGTTCCATTAATTATCTATAATCCAAGCATTAAGACACCTGTAAAAGACGATGTTTACGGTGGTCAAATAGATATAATGCCAACTCTTTTATATCTATTAGGCGTAGATAATAATGTATATCAAAATACAGCTTTAGGTAGAAATCTATTAAACACTAAGAGATCTTACGCTGTTTTAACTGATAAAACAATTAAAGGTGAACTTACAGATAAAGAAAAAGAAATAGTAGGAAATGTATTAGATCTATCTGATAAAATGATTAGAGCAGATTATTTTAAAGATAAAATACCTAATGATAATTCTAAAAATAATTAA
- the yedF gene encoding sulfurtransferase-like selenium metabolism protein YedF gives MKKIDCLGMACPMPVINTKKYFDSIEEGIAEVLVDNEVAKNNICKYAEGCGYNFDASEKEGNYIIKIEKNGENKIEKKEDDFVIVVGTDKLGQGNDDLGTILMKGYLYTLSESDIIPKELIFLNGGVKLTVKGSEVLESLQNLEKRGVKILSCGTCLDFYGIKDDLAIGEISNMYTIVESMNTSNKVIKL, from the coding sequence ATGAAAAAAATAGATTGTTTAGGTATGGCTTGTCCAATGCCAGTTATAAATACAAAAAAATATTTTGATTCAATAGAAGAAGGGATTGCAGAAGTATTAGTTGATAATGAAGTAGCAAAAAATAATATCTGTAAGTATGCAGAAGGATGTGGATATAATTTTGATGCTTCAGAAAAAGAGGGAAATTATATAATTAAAATAGAAAAAAATGGTGAGAATAAAATAGAAAAGAAGGAAGATGACTTTGTAATAGTAGTAGGTACTGATAAATTAGGTCAAGGTAATGATGATTTAGGTACTATACTTATGAAAGGATACCTATATACCTTATCAGAAAGTGATATCATACCTAAGGAACTTATATTCTTAAATGGTGGAGTTAAGCTTACTGTTAAAGGATCAGAAGTTTTAGAATCATTACAAAACTTAGAAAAGCGTGGAGTTAAGATACTAAGTTGTGGAACTTGCTTAGATTTTTATGGAATAAAGGATGATTTAGCTATAGGAGAAATAAGCAATATGTACACTATAGTTGAATCTATGAATACTTCTAATAAGGTAATAAAGTTATAA
- a CDS encoding NAD(P)/FAD-dependent oxidoreductase yields MENILCEYDVVVVGGGISGMAAAIRSKENGIGKVLLLEREDVLGGVLNHCIHCGFGKEILGEAVTGSEFVEYLVDKVHKLGIDVKLNTTVLEISKDKEISYVNPDEGMKKMKTRAIVLATGSREKFKGNVSVPLNKFTGIYTSGTAHRFINLYGYLPGKKIVIIGSHDSDMIVARRLIIEGAKVEAIIESKDYLNSSQYIVENIIEAFDIPVKLGYTVNEVLGTERVEGVIISKGGEEESFIKCDSLLISVPWIPESALGKKMGLRISNSSETILVNENFETSESGIFACGNVLHAYELSDLATKEGFKVGDAIKEYLEN; encoded by the coding sequence ATGGAGAATATTTTATGTGAGTATGATGTTGTAGTTGTTGGTGGCGGAATAAGTGGAATGGCAGCAGCTATAAGATCAAAAGAAAATGGCATAGGAAAAGTTCTGCTTCTTGAAAGAGAAGATGTTTTAGGTGGAGTTTTAAATCACTGCATACATTGCGGCTTTGGAAAAGAAATTTTAGGAGAAGCTGTTACTGGAAGTGAATTTGTAGAGTACTTAGTTGATAAAGTTCATAAGCTAGGCATAGATGTTAAATTAAATACTACTGTATTAGAGATAAGTAAAGATAAAGAGATAAGTTATGTTAATCCAGATGAAGGTATGAAAAAGATGAAAACTAGGGCAATAGTTCTAGCTACTGGAAGTAGGGAAAAGTTTAAGGGAAATGTAAGTGTTCCTTTAAACAAATTTACAGGTATATATACTTCAGGAACTGCTCACAGATTTATAAATCTTTATGGTTATCTTCCAGGGAAAAAGATAGTTATAATAGGTTCACATGATAGTGATATGATTGTAGCTAGAAGGCTTATTATAGAGGGAGCTAAAGTAGAAGCCATAATTGAAAGTAAGGACTATTTAAATTCTTCTCAATATATTGTGGAAAATATAATTGAAGCCTTTGATATTCCTGTTAAACTTGGATATACAGTAAATGAAGTTTTAGGTACTGAAAGAGTAGAGGGAGTAATTATAAGCAAAGGTGGAGAAGAGGAAAGTTTTATAAAATGTGATTCACTTTTAATATCAGTTCCATGGATACCAGAAAGTGCTTTAGGTAAAAAGATGGGATTAAGAATTTCTAATAGTAGCGAAACTATTTTAGTAAATGAAAACTTTGAAACATCAGAAAGTGGAATATTTGCTTGTGGAAATGTTCTGCATGCCTATGAACTATCTGACTTAGCAACAAAAGAAGGATTTAAAGTTGGAGATGCCATTAAAGAGTATCTTGAAAATTAA
- a CDS encoding sensor histidine kinase: MKSIKTRLMKNFLVLLLSTIIIVSAMFLIFISRYYYQNTEEILLSQINISVDFYKRYLSNVSLEENVYEDVDIFWKQTDAQVQIYNLKGQLIMDSIGLEPKEYNTPVDVKRALEGDTAKWVGTVPDYTGKVMAISAPLRNSSNEIVGVIRYISSLRNVDNFILNFFLVFLVIGLTVLAIGIILSYFLANSIVNPITELIKVSEQMAKGNLKVRNKIVTNDEIEKLADSLNIMAEEIENREILKNEFISSVSHELRTPLTSIKGWAITLNNDFTDRETLKMGFDIIEKEADRLSNMVEELLDFSKFVSGKIKLKYEEINLKEFIEYLRLYMNPRAEREHKELILKGITEDFIIVGDKDRLKQVFINIIDNAFKFTHENEKITIEFVYADEGIYINIIDTGCGISKEELPRVKEKFYKGKNSKSQNGIGLSICDEIIALHEGTLEIYSELGKGTKVVIYLPKKLIRSVEDDLN; encoded by the coding sequence ATGAAGAGTATAAAGACTAGGCTAATGAAAAACTTTTTAGTTCTTTTATTATCAACTATTATTATAGTTTCAGCCATGTTTTTGATTTTTATTTCTAGATATTATTATCAAAATACAGAGGAAATATTATTAAGTCAAATTAATATATCTGTAGATTTTTATAAAAGATATTTATCAAATGTTAGTCTAGAAGAAAATGTTTATGAAGATGTAGATATATTTTGGAAGCAAACAGATGCTCAAGTTCAAATTTATAACTTAAAAGGGCAGTTAATAATGGATTCTATAGGTTTAGAGCCTAAAGAGTATAATACTCCTGTAGATGTAAAAAGAGCCTTAGAAGGAGATACAGCAAAGTGGGTGGGGACTGTACCAGATTATACTGGTAAAGTAATGGCAATTTCAGCACCACTTAGAAATTCTTCAAATGAAATTGTAGGAGTTATTAGATATATAAGTTCACTTAGAAATGTGGATAATTTTATATTAAATTTCTTTTTAGTATTTTTAGTAATAGGATTAACAGTTTTAGCTATTGGTATAATTTTAAGTTACTTCTTAGCTAATAGTATAGTAAATCCAATTACAGAATTAATAAAAGTTTCTGAACAAATGGCTAAGGGAAATTTAAAAGTAAGAAATAAGATTGTTACTAATGATGAAATTGAAAAGTTAGCTGATAGTCTTAATATAATGGCAGAGGAAATTGAAAATAGGGAAATATTAAAAAATGAATTTATTTCTTCAGTTTCTCATGAACTTAGAACACCATTAACATCAATAAAAGGTTGGGCAATAACTTTAAATAATGATTTTACAGATAGAGAAACCTTAAAGATGGGCTTTGACATAATTGAAAAAGAAGCTGATAGATTAAGTAATATGGTAGAGGAGCTATTAGACTTTTCAAAGTTTGTTAGCGGAAAAATAAAATTGAAATATGAAGAAATAAACCTAAAAGAATTTATAGAGTACTTAAGGTTATATATGAATCCTAGGGCAGAAAGAGAACATAAAGAACTTATACTAAAAGGGATTACAGAGGACTTTATAATTGTAGGAGATAAGGACCGATTAAAGCAAGTATTTATAAATATAATAGATAATGCTTTTAAATTCACTCATGAAAATGAAAAGATAACAATAGAGTTTGTATATGCTGATGAAGGAATCTATATAAACATAATTGATACTGGATGTGGAATAAGTAAAGAAGAGTTGCCTAGAGTAAAAGAGAAATTTTACAAGGGTAAAAATTCAAAGTCACAAAATGGAATAGGATTATCAATATGTGATGAAATTATAGCTTTGCATGAAGGGACTTTGGAGATTTATAGTGAATTAGGTAAGGGAACGAAAGTGGTTATATATTTACCTAAGAAATTAATCAGGAGTGTTGAGGATGATTTAAATTAA